A DNA window from Pseudomonas sp. B21-056 contains the following coding sequences:
- a CDS encoding BRCT domain-containing protein, translating to MDLHNEFENSKFFHRSRIDRRAADALVGLAAGITADGVVNTNEAIFLKQWLETNLAHLNDPVINLLYSRLASMLQDDALDPDESLELLNILRGFSGVDIERSKVGGAVAVAPTDLPFNSPAPDLVWDGRIFVFTGVMAFGPRKDCQVLVEERGGLIGGGVSKKVHYLVVGSVGNEQWRHSTYGTKIIKAVELREAGASIAIVGEDHWQKMLFG from the coding sequence ATGGACCTACACAACGAGTTCGAAAACAGCAAATTCTTCCACCGCAGTCGCATTGATCGACGCGCCGCCGATGCCTTGGTGGGGTTGGCCGCTGGGATCACGGCGGACGGTGTCGTGAATACCAACGAAGCGATTTTTCTTAAGCAGTGGTTGGAAACCAACCTCGCCCATCTGAATGACCCGGTGATCAATCTGCTGTACTCGCGTTTGGCATCCATGCTTCAGGACGATGCTCTGGACCCGGATGAATCGCTTGAGCTGCTTAACATCCTGCGTGGTTTTTCTGGCGTAGATATTGAGAGATCGAAGGTCGGCGGAGCTGTAGCCGTTGCTCCAACGGACCTGCCCTTCAATTCACCCGCCCCTGATTTGGTATGGGATGGCCGGATATTTGTATTTACAGGCGTCATGGCTTTTGGGCCGCGCAAAGATTGCCAGGTATTGGTCGAGGAGCGGGGCGGTTTGATTGGGGGCGGGGTGAGTAAGAAGGTGCATTACCTGGTGGTCGGCAGCGTGGGTAATGAGCAGTGGCGCCACAGTACCTATGGAACGAAGATCATAAAGGCTGTGGAGTTGCGGGAGGCGGGTGCTTCGATTGCCATTGTGGGTGAGGATCATTGGCAAAAGATGCTATTTGGTTGA
- a CDS encoding SAM-dependent methyltransferase, with translation MPARDAEAGVLTGEALLARFSALDGFLTAHQALWKPRPFTHLQLPWEASYPELAQWLRRRSLEDAENDHHQPWLIEHAPAPFPELAALSRSLSAVAELPGRRLETPTQRLNVDVPGRKWQQIEAFASRLQFTIEPSHWLDWCAGKGHLGRRLLHSDQQLTCLEYDPALVINGQQLSQRHHLAATHLQQDVMAPEAAQAIHAEHTPVALHACGDLHVRLMQLASAAGCAQLAIAPCCYNRISADRYQPLCDTARGSALQLSVDDLGLPLTETVTAGARVRRQRDQSMARRLGFDLLQRQIRGRDDYLPTPSLPTAWLEKSFAQYCTDMATLKDLFISGSPDWATLEAAGHQRLVEVRNLELVRGLFRRPLELWLALDRALFLTEKGYDVRLGTFCETPVTPRNLMLLAERCRGETACG, from the coding sequence ATGCCTGCCAGGGACGCTGAAGCCGGCGTGTTGACGGGCGAAGCGTTGCTCGCCCGCTTCAGCGCATTGGATGGGTTTCTCACAGCGCACCAGGCGTTGTGGAAACCACGCCCATTTACCCACCTGCAACTGCCTTGGGAAGCGTCCTATCCGGAACTTGCCCAATGGCTACGTCGGCGTTCGCTGGAAGACGCGGAGAACGACCATCACCAGCCCTGGCTGATTGAACATGCGCCCGCGCCATTTCCGGAGCTGGCGGCACTGTCCCGTTCATTGAGCGCTGTCGCAGAATTACCGGGTAGACGACTCGAAACGCCAACCCAGCGCCTCAACGTCGATGTGCCTGGCCGCAAGTGGCAGCAGATCGAAGCCTTCGCCAGCCGCCTGCAATTCACCATCGAACCGAGCCACTGGCTCGACTGGTGCGCCGGCAAGGGCCACCTTGGCAGACGCTTGCTGCACAGTGACCAACAACTGACCTGCCTGGAATACGATCCAGCATTGGTCATCAACGGCCAACAACTCAGCCAGCGTCACCATCTGGCCGCCACGCACCTGCAACAAGACGTGATGGCACCGGAGGCAGCCCAGGCGATCCATGCCGAACACACACCGGTGGCCCTGCACGCTTGTGGTGACCTGCATGTTCGACTGATGCAACTGGCCAGCGCCGCCGGCTGCGCCCAACTGGCGATTGCACCCTGCTGCTATAACCGCATCAGCGCTGACCGTTATCAGCCGCTGTGCGACACCGCCCGAGGCTCCGCCCTACAGTTGTCCGTCGATGATCTCGGCCTGCCACTGACCGAAACCGTTACCGCCGGCGCTCGCGTGCGCAGACAGCGCGATCAATCCATGGCCCGGCGCCTGGGTTTCGACCTGCTGCAACGGCAAATACGAGGCCGTGACGACTACCTCCCCACTCCCTCGTTACCCACCGCTTGGCTGGAAAAATCCTTCGCTCAGTACTGCACCGATATGGCAACCCTGAAAGACTTATTCATCAGCGGCTCGCCGGATTGGGCCACTCTGGAAGCAGCAGGTCATCAACGCTTGGTCGAAGTGCGTAACCTGGAACTGGTACGCGGCCTTTTCCGACGGCCCCTGGAGCTTTGGCTGGCGCTGGATCGAGCCCTTTTCCTTACGGAAAAAGGCTACGACGTTCGTCTTGGCACTTTCTGCGAAACGCCCGTCACACCACGAAACCTGATGTTGCTGGCAGAGCGTTGCCGAGGTGAAACAGCCTGTGGATAA
- a CDS encoding ABC transporter permease, which translates to MNWEVIIKWLPKLTQGATLTLELVAIAVIAGLLLAIPLGIALSSRLWYVRALPYAYIFFFRGTPLLVQLFLVYYGLAQFDAVRSSALWPYLRDPFWCATATMTLHTAAYIAEILRGAIQAIPKGEIEAARALGMSRPKALFYIMLPRAARIGLPAYSNEVILMLKASALASTVTLLELTGMARTIIARTYLPVEIFFAAGLFYLLIAFLLVQGFKQLERWLRVDACQGR; encoded by the coding sequence ATGAACTGGGAAGTCATCATCAAGTGGCTGCCGAAACTGACCCAAGGCGCGACCCTGACCCTGGAGCTGGTTGCCATCGCCGTGATCGCCGGCCTGTTGCTGGCGATTCCGCTGGGCATCGCCCTCTCCTCGCGCCTGTGGTACGTGCGGGCACTGCCCTACGCCTACATCTTCTTTTTCCGAGGCACGCCGCTACTGGTTCAGCTGTTCCTGGTCTATTACGGCCTGGCCCAATTCGACGCCGTACGCAGCAGCGCACTGTGGCCGTACCTGCGGGACCCGTTCTGGTGCGCCACTGCCACCATGACCCTGCACACCGCCGCCTACATCGCCGAGATCCTGCGCGGCGCGATCCAGGCCATTCCAAAAGGCGAGATCGAAGCCGCCCGAGCCCTGGGCATGTCACGGCCCAAGGCGCTGTTCTACATCATGCTGCCACGCGCCGCGCGCATCGGGCTGCCGGCCTACAGCAACGAAGTGATCCTGATGCTCAAGGCCAGCGCCCTGGCGAGCACCGTGACTTTGCTGGAACTCACCGGCATGGCCCGCACCATCATTGCCCGGACCTACCTGCCCGTGGAGATCTTTTTCGCGGCCGGCTTGTTCTACCTGTTGATCGCGTTCCTGCTGGTGCAAGGCTTCAAGCAGCTGGAGCGCTGGTTACGCGTCGATGCCTGCCAGGGACGCTGA
- a CDS encoding ABC transporter permease: MMIDLYGFGPALAAGALMTVKLALSALCLGLVLGLLGALAKTSAHKPLQWLGGTYSTLVRGVPELLWVLLIYFGTINLMGALGKFFGNPELALDPFSAGVIALGLCFGAYATEVFRGAILAIPKGHREAGVALGLSKWRIFIKLIMPQMWRIALPGLGNLFMILMKDTALVSVIGLEEIMRHAQIGVTVSKQPFTFYMVAAFMYLGLTVLAMTGMHLLERRAARGFARSTQ; the protein is encoded by the coding sequence ATGATGATCGACCTCTACGGATTCGGCCCGGCGCTTGCCGCCGGCGCACTGATGACCGTCAAACTGGCGCTCTCGGCCCTGTGCCTGGGACTGGTGCTCGGTCTGCTCGGAGCCCTGGCCAAGACTTCGGCCCACAAACCGCTGCAATGGCTGGGCGGCACCTATTCGACACTGGTCCGCGGCGTCCCGGAATTGCTCTGGGTGCTACTGATCTACTTTGGCACCATCAATCTGATGGGTGCCCTGGGTAAGTTCTTTGGCAACCCGGAGCTGGCCCTCGACCCCTTCTCTGCTGGCGTCATCGCCTTGGGCCTGTGCTTTGGCGCCTACGCCACGGAAGTGTTCCGTGGCGCGATCCTGGCGATCCCCAAAGGTCACCGCGAAGCCGGCGTGGCCCTGGGCCTGTCGAAATGGCGAATTTTCATCAAGTTGATCATGCCGCAGATGTGGCGCATCGCCCTGCCCGGCCTGGGCAACCTGTTCATGATCCTGATGAAAGATACGGCCCTGGTGTCAGTGATCGGTCTGGAAGAGATCATGCGCCACGCACAGATCGGCGTGACCGTGTCCAAGCAACCCTTCACTTTCTACATGGTGGCTGCGTTCATGTACCTGGGCCTGACGGTGCTCGCCATGACCGGCATGCACCTGCTGGAACGACGCGCCGCCCGCGGCTTTGCCAGGAGCACCCAATGA
- a CDS encoding ABC transporter substrate-binding protein, which translates to MQTYKKFLLVAAASLLFSANAMSDEKLKMGIEAAYPPFNNKDASGQVVGFDKDIGDALCAKMKLECEVVTSDWDGIIPALNAKKFDFLISSLSITEERKQAVDFTDPYYSNKLQFIAPKNVEFKTDKASLKGKVIGAQRATLAGTWLEDELGSDITAKLYDTQENAYLDLTSGRVDAILADKYVNYDWLKTDAGRAYEFKGDPVVESDKIGIAVRKGDDELRNKLNAALKEIVADGTYKRINDKYFPFSIY; encoded by the coding sequence ATGCAGACTTACAAGAAATTCCTTTTGGTCGCTGCCGCCAGCCTGTTGTTCTCGGCCAACGCCATGTCCGACGAAAAGCTGAAGATGGGCATCGAAGCGGCGTACCCGCCGTTCAACAACAAGGACGCCAGCGGCCAGGTCGTCGGCTTCGACAAAGACATCGGCGATGCCCTGTGCGCCAAGATGAAACTCGAATGCGAAGTGGTCACGTCCGACTGGGACGGCATCATCCCGGCCCTGAACGCCAAGAAGTTCGATTTCCTGATTTCCTCTTTGTCGATCACCGAAGAGCGTAAGCAGGCCGTGGACTTCACCGACCCGTACTACTCCAACAAACTGCAATTCATCGCGCCGAAGAATGTCGAGTTCAAGACCGACAAGGCTTCGCTCAAAGGCAAGGTCATCGGTGCTCAACGCGCGACCCTGGCCGGCACCTGGCTGGAAGACGAACTGGGCAGCGATATCACTGCCAAGCTCTACGACACCCAGGAAAACGCCTACCTGGACCTGACCTCCGGCCGCGTCGACGCGATCCTGGCGGACAAATACGTGAACTACGACTGGCTGAAAACCGACGCCGGCCGTGCTTACGAATTCAAGGGCGACCCAGTGGTGGAAAGCGACAAGATCGGCATCGCCGTGCGCAAGGGTGACGACGAGCTGCGCAACAAGCTGAACGCCGCGCTGAAAGAAATCGTTGCCGACGGCACCTATAAGCGCATCAACGACAAGTACTTCCCGTTCAGCATCTATTGA
- a CDS encoding ABC transporter ATP-binding protein, with protein sequence MAQATPALEIRNLHKRYGQLEVLKGVSLTARDGDVISILGSSGSGKSTFLRCINLLENPNQGEILVAGEALKLKAAKNGELVAADGKQINRMRSEIGFVFQNFNLWPHMSVLDNITEAPRRVLGQSKAEAVEVAEALLAKVGIADKRHAYPAELSGGQQQRAAIARTLAMQPKVILFDEPTSALDPEMVQEVLSVIRALAEEGRTMLLVTHEMGFARQVSSEVVFLHQGLVEEQGSPQQVFENPLSARCKQFMSSNR encoded by the coding sequence ATGGCCCAGGCCACGCCCGCGCTTGAAATCCGCAACCTGCACAAACGCTACGGACAGCTGGAGGTGCTCAAAGGCGTCTCGCTGACCGCCCGCGACGGCGATGTGATCTCGATCCTGGGTTCCTCCGGTTCCGGCAAGTCCACGTTCCTGCGCTGCATCAACCTGCTGGAAAATCCCAATCAGGGCGAGATTCTGGTGGCCGGTGAAGCGCTCAAGCTCAAGGCCGCGAAAAACGGTGAACTGGTGGCCGCCGACGGCAAACAGATCAACCGCATGCGCAGTGAGATTGGTTTTGTGTTTCAAAACTTTAACCTCTGGCCGCACATGAGCGTGCTCGACAACATCACCGAGGCCCCGCGCCGGGTGCTCGGCCAGAGCAAGGCCGAAGCCGTCGAAGTAGCCGAAGCCTTACTGGCCAAGGTCGGCATCGCTGACAAGCGCCATGCCTATCCTGCCGAGCTGTCCGGCGGCCAGCAGCAACGCGCCGCCATCGCCCGTACGTTGGCGATGCAGCCCAAGGTGATCCTGTTCGACGAGCCCACCTCCGCCCTTGACCCGGAAATGGTCCAGGAAGTACTTAGTGTGATTCGCGCCCTGGCCGAAGAAGGTCGCACCATGCTGCTGGTGACCCATGAAATGGGTTTCGCCCGTCAGGTCTCCAGCGAAGTGGTGTTTCTCCATCAGGGCCTGGTCGAGGAACAAGGATCGCCACAGCAGGTCTTCGAAAACCCGCTTTCGGCGCGCTGCAAACAATTCATGTCCAGCAACCGCTAA
- a CDS encoding carboxypeptidase regulatory-like domain-containing protein codes for MKLVHCFLLSTITFGALLFPIMSSATSLVPIDNAGVQVQPLQQNGITYLSGGIGEDEARAIGQAQGYNLHMTFAVGAENKYIPDVHVTIHNASGQTLLTLDEAGPLVYVQLPPGKYSVMATRNGEERRDTADVGRGAARNLVFHWNGDE; via the coding sequence ATGAAGCTTGTTCATTGCTTTTTACTGTCCACTATTACCTTCGGCGCGTTGCTCTTCCCCATCATGTCCAGCGCCACCTCACTGGTCCCAATAGACAACGCCGGAGTACAGGTCCAGCCGCTACAGCAAAACGGCATCACCTACCTGTCCGGTGGTATCGGCGAGGATGAAGCCCGGGCCATCGGGCAGGCTCAGGGTTACAACCTGCACATGACCTTCGCCGTCGGAGCTGAAAACAAATACATCCCGGATGTCCACGTCACGATCCATAACGCGTCAGGGCAAACGTTGCTGACCCTGGACGAGGCGGGGCCGCTGGTTTATGTGCAACTGCCGCCGGGCAAGTACTCCGTGATGGCGACACGCAACGGCGAGGAGCGCCGCGACACCGCTGACGTAGGCCGCGGGGCCGCACGCAATCTGGTCTTTCATTGGAACGGAGACGAATAG
- a CDS encoding PDDEXK nuclease domain-containing protein, with amino-acid sequence MSPLLPQDDPTLAPLINELGELIQQARRKVLRAVDTLQVQTCWQIGRHIVEFEQRGAERAAYGARLLPILAKTLTTKFGKGFDASNLRYMRLFYQAFPMCDALRHELSWTHYRTLLRVENDNARHWYMNETATQNWSTRALERQIGTLYYERLLTSRDRCAVKQEASDNLKNYDLGPRDIVRDPVVLEFLGLPNAGLLQETDLEQALIDQLQGFLLELGKGFAFVARQQRISTESKDFYLDLVFYNYLLKCFVIVDLKRGELSHQDIGQMDMYVRLYDDLRRGPDDKPTVGIILCAQKDEAVVRYSVLQGNEQLFASQYQHVLPTEEELRNELDRERARLEQSGTATEGI; translated from the coding sequence ATGAGTCCATTGCTACCCCAAGACGATCCAACGCTCGCGCCGCTGATCAACGAACTCGGCGAACTGATCCAGCAGGCACGTCGCAAAGTGCTGCGTGCCGTTGATACCCTTCAAGTACAGACCTGCTGGCAGATCGGCCGGCATATTGTTGAATTCGAGCAGCGAGGAGCAGAGCGGGCGGCCTATGGGGCACGGCTGCTGCCGATTCTGGCGAAAACACTTACAACGAAGTTTGGGAAAGGGTTCGATGCCTCGAATCTGCGCTATATGCGGCTTTTTTATCAGGCATTTCCAATGTGTGACGCACTGCGTCACGAATTGAGCTGGACCCACTACCGCACGCTTCTACGCGTGGAAAACGATAACGCCCGTCATTGGTACATGAACGAAACCGCCACGCAGAACTGGTCCACCCGCGCCCTGGAACGCCAGATCGGTACCCTCTACTACGAGCGCCTGCTGACCAGCCGCGACCGCTGCGCAGTGAAGCAGGAGGCCTCAGACAATCTGAAGAATTACGATCTCGGCCCAAGGGATATCGTCAGGGATCCGGTCGTTCTGGAGTTCCTCGGTCTGCCCAACGCCGGCCTCCTGCAGGAAACCGACCTGGAACAAGCCCTGATTGACCAACTACAGGGGTTTCTCCTCGAACTGGGCAAGGGCTTCGCCTTCGTTGCCCGCCAACAGCGCATCAGCACCGAGAGCAAGGACTTCTACCTCGACCTCGTCTTCTACAACTACCTGCTCAAGTGCTTTGTGATCGTCGACCTCAAGCGCGGCGAACTCAGCCACCAGGACATCGGCCAGATGGACATGTATGTCCGTCTCTACGATGACCTGAGACGCGGCCCGGATGACAAACCCACCGTCGGCATTATTCTTTGTGCGCAGAAGGACGAGGCGGTCGTGCGCTATTCCGTGTTGCAGGGCAACGAACAACTCTTCGCCAGCCAGTACCAACATGTACTCCCGACAGAAGAAGAACTGCGCAACGAGCTGGATCGTGAGCGGGCGCGGCTTGAACAATCGGGCACGGCGACTGAAGGCATTTGA
- a CDS encoding DHCW motif cupin fold protein, which yields MDITGIPFGTTDWSTIEPTEHKGVTGTAYWRTRQFGNIRVRMVEYTAGYLADHWCTKGHILFCLKGELNTELEDGRHFVLKPGMSYQVADQAEPHRSSTSLGATLFVVD from the coding sequence ATGGACATCACCGGCATCCCCTTTGGCACCACCGACTGGTCAACCATCGAACCCACCGAACACAAAGGCGTCACCGGAACGGCGTACTGGCGGACCCGGCAGTTCGGGAACATCCGGGTGCGGATGGTGGAATATACAGCGGGGTATCTGGCTGACCACTGGTGCACCAAGGGGCACATCCTGTTTTGCCTGAAGGGTGAACTGAACACCGAGCTGGAGGATGGACGGCACTTCGTGCTCAAGCCGGGCATGAGCTACCAGGTGGCCGACCAGGCCGAGCCCCATCGCTCTTCGACGTCCCTGGGTGCCACGTTGTTTGTGGTGGATTGA
- a CDS encoding oxidative damage protection protein: MTRTIMCRKYKEELPALERAPFPGAIGQDIYDNVSAKAWGDWQKHQTLLINEKRLNMMNADDRKYLQGEMAKFFSGEEYAKAEGYVPPSE, translated from the coding sequence ATGACCCGCACCATCATGTGCCGTAAATACAAAGAAGAACTGCCCGCCCTGGAACGAGCTCCCTTCCCGGGCGCCATAGGCCAGGACATCTACGACAACGTCTCGGCCAAGGCCTGGGGCGACTGGCAGAAACACCAGACCCTGCTGATCAACGAAAAGCGCCTGAACATGATGAACGCCGACGACCGCAAATACCTCCAGGGCGAAATGGCCAAGTTCTTTTCCGGCGAAGAATACGCCAAGGCCGAAGGCTACGTGCCGCCGTCCGAATAA
- the mutY gene encoding A/G-specific adenine glycosylase: MRAEQFSSVVLDWFDRHGRHDLPWQQDINPYRVWVSEIMLQQTQVSTVLNYFDRFMASLPTVEALAAAPEDEVLHLWTGLGYYTRARNLQKTAKIVVDQYGGEFPRDVEKLTELPGIGLSTAGAIASISMGLRAPILDGNVKRVLARFTAQEGYPGEPKVAKQLWATAERFTPQDRVNAYTQAMMDLGATLCTRSKPSCLLCPLKSGCEAHMLGLETRYPIPKPRKDVPKKRTLMPMLANREGAILLYRRPSTGLWGGLWSLPELDDLDDLQHLALQHSLELGKQQEMPGLVHTFSHFQLAIEPWLVQVRESGHHVAEADWLWYNLATPPRLGLAAPVKTLLERAAAVLNAGEPS, from the coding sequence ATGAGAGCCGAGCAGTTTTCCAGCGTTGTCCTGGACTGGTTCGACCGCCACGGGCGCCACGACTTGCCTTGGCAACAGGACATCAACCCGTACCGGGTGTGGGTCTCCGAAATCATGTTGCAGCAGACCCAGGTCAGCACCGTGCTCAACTACTTCGACCGGTTCATGGCCTCGCTGCCCACCGTCGAAGCCCTGGCCGCCGCGCCGGAAGACGAAGTGCTGCACCTGTGGACCGGCCTGGGCTATTACACCCGCGCGCGCAATCTGCAGAAAACCGCGAAGATCGTCGTGGACCAGTACGGCGGCGAATTCCCGCGGGACGTGGAAAAACTCACCGAACTGCCGGGGATCGGCCTGTCTACCGCAGGCGCCATTGCCAGCATCAGCATGGGCCTGCGGGCACCGATCCTCGATGGCAACGTCAAGCGAGTGCTGGCGCGCTTCACGGCCCAGGAAGGCTACCCGGGCGAGCCCAAGGTCGCCAAACAGCTGTGGGCCACCGCCGAGCGCTTTACCCCTCAGGACCGGGTCAACGCCTACACCCAGGCGATGATGGACCTGGGCGCCACGCTCTGTACCCGCAGCAAGCCCAGCTGCCTGCTCTGCCCCCTCAAGTCAGGTTGCGAAGCCCACATGCTCGGCCTGGAAACCCGCTATCCGATTCCCAAGCCACGCAAGGACGTACCGAAAAAACGCACGCTGATGCCAATGCTGGCCAACCGTGAAGGCGCGATCCTGCTTTACCGTCGGCCTTCTACCGGCCTGTGGGGCGGATTGTGGAGCCTGCCGGAACTCGACGACCTCGACGACCTGCAACACCTGGCCCTGCAACACTCGCTGGAACTGGGCAAGCAGCAGGAGATGCCCGGCCTGGTACACACCTTCAGCCACTTCCAGTTGGCAATCGAACCCTGGCTGGTCCAGGTCCGGGAGAGCGGCCATCACGTGGCCGAGGCCGACTGGCTCTGGTATAACCTCGCCACCCCGCCGCGCCTGGGCCTCGCCGCCCCGGTCAAAACCTTGCTCGAGCGCGCGGCCGCCGTACTGAACGCAGGAGAGCCGTCATGA
- a CDS encoding AsmA family protein — MKAFGKILGLVLLGLLLIIVALGFALTHLFDPNDYKEEIRQIARDKAHIELTLNGDIGWSLFPWLGLELHEASVATLANPTQPFADLQMLGLSVRVIPLLRREVQMSDVRVEGLNLRLNRDKNGHGNWEDIGKASVSTTTAGNPAPTEQPAPPASTPAEKPAQPTRLDIDSLTVNNARVEYTDEQTGKQFSAESIQLSTGPVHDSTNIPVTLTAFLSSNQPAVRVRTEVTGELRFERALQRYKFEDLKLSGEVTGDPLQGKILNFNAQGQLFLDRAANVAEWTGIKLSLNQLRALGELKVNDLDKTPQLNGGVSIAQFDLANFVDSIGQKLPAMGEGSLTKVELASRIAGTPTRVEFNNVNLKVDDSNFSGRIAVEDFAKQSLRAQLKADTFNVDRYLPPKSAETNSAKAAREEEVSATEASAMAGAGTTPLPSAPTQGAWSNDRLFPVERLSKLDLVAELSFGQLTLDKLPIQDAALKASGQGGLLTLENLRGDLFNGNFEAKGTLDVRQPTPQLNLQTRINRVPAEKIIESQGKTPPVKGLVTLNSAVTASGNSQKALIESLNGNAGFVINDGVLLNANLEQQLCKGIALLNRKSLSGEPRGKDTPFQQLDGNLTFHNGVASNPDLKVRIPGMTVNGNGDIDLRVLGMDYRVGVIVEGDMPDPACQVNERYVDVEWPLRCRGPLELGAKACRLDNDGLGKVAAKLAGDRLGDKIDEKLGDKVSPELKDALKGLFKR; from the coding sequence ATGAAAGCGTTCGGCAAAATCCTGGGTCTGGTACTTCTCGGGCTGTTGCTGATCATTGTGGCCTTGGGCTTTGCCCTGACCCACCTCTTCGATCCCAACGACTACAAGGAAGAGATCCGCCAGATAGCCCGCGACAAGGCCCACATTGAGCTGACCCTCAATGGCGACATCGGCTGGAGCCTGTTCCCATGGCTGGGTCTGGAATTGCACGAAGCCAGCGTCGCCACGCTGGCCAACCCGACACAACCTTTCGCTGACCTGCAGATGCTTGGTCTTTCGGTGCGGGTGATTCCGCTGCTGCGCCGGGAAGTGCAGATGAGCGATGTGCGGGTCGAAGGCCTGAACCTGCGACTCAACCGTGACAAGAACGGCCACGGTAACTGGGAAGACATCGGTAAGGCATCCGTCTCCACAACAACAGCGGGCAACCCGGCACCGACCGAACAACCTGCACCGCCCGCCAGTACCCCGGCGGAAAAACCAGCCCAGCCGACCCGCCTGGACATCGACAGCCTGACGGTGAACAACGCCCGGGTCGAATACACCGACGAGCAGACCGGCAAGCAATTCAGCGCCGAAAGCATCCAACTGAGCACCGGCCCGGTCCACGACTCCACCAACATCCCGGTCACACTGACCGCATTCCTGTCCAGCAACCAGCCGGCCGTGCGCGTTCGCACCGAGGTCACCGGCGAACTGCGCTTCGAACGCGCCTTGCAGCGCTACAAGTTCGAAGACCTGAAACTGTCCGGCGAAGTCACCGGGGATCCGCTCCAGGGCAAGATCCTGAATTTCAACGCCCAGGGTCAGCTCTTCCTGGACAGGGCCGCGAACGTTGCCGAATGGACCGGCATCAAGTTGTCCCTGAACCAGCTGCGCGCCTTGGGCGAGCTGAAGGTCAACGACCTCGACAAGACGCCGCAGTTGAACGGCGGCGTATCGATCGCCCAGTTCGACCTGGCGAACTTCGTCGACAGCATCGGCCAGAAACTGCCGGCCATGGGCGAAGGCAGCCTGACCAAGGTCGAGCTGGCCAGCCGCATCGCCGGCACACCCACCAGAGTCGAATTCAACAACGTCAATCTGAAGGTCGATGACAGCAACTTCAGCGGTCGTATCGCCGTGGAAGACTTCGCCAAGCAGTCCCTGCGCGCGCAACTCAAGGCCGACACGTTCAACGTTGACCGCTACCTGCCGCCAAAATCCGCCGAGACCAACAGTGCCAAGGCCGCTCGCGAGGAAGAAGTCAGCGCCACCGAGGCCAGTGCCATGGCTGGCGCCGGCACCACACCGTTGCCAAGCGCCCCGACTCAGGGCGCCTGGAGCAACGACCGGCTCTTCCCGGTGGAACGCCTGAGCAAGCTGGACCTCGTTGCCGAGCTGAGCTTCGGCCAACTGACCCTCGACAAACTGCCAATCCAGGATGCCGCCCTCAAGGCCAGCGGCCAGGGCGGCCTGCTGACCCTGGAAAACCTGCGGGGCGATCTGTTCAACGGCAACTTCGAAGCCAAGGGCACGCTGGATGTACGCCAGCCCACGCCGCAGTTGAACCTGCAAACCCGGATCAACCGGGTGCCGGCCGAGAAGATCATCGAGAGCCAGGGCAAGACTCCACCGGTCAAGGGGTTGGTAACACTCAACAGCGCCGTGACCGCCAGCGGCAACAGCCAGAAAGCCTTGATCGAGAGCCTCAACGGCAACGCCGGATTCGTCATCAACGATGGCGTGTTGCTCAACGCCAACCTCGAACAGCAACTGTGCAAGGGCATCGCCCTGCTCAATCGCAAGAGCCTCAGCGGCGAACCTCGGGGCAAGGACACGCCGTTCCAGCAACTCGACGGCAACCTGACCTTCCACAACGGCGTGGCCAGCAACCCGGACCTGAAAGTCCGCATCCCCGGCATGACCGTCAACGGCAACGGTGACATCGACCTGCGCGTGCTTGGCATGGATTACCGCGTCGGCGTCATCGTCGAAGGCGACATGCCCGACCCGGCCTGCCAGGTCAACGAACGCTACGTCGATGTCGAATGGCCGCTGCGCTGCCGTGGCCCGCTGGAACTCGGCGCCAAGGCGTGCCGCCTGGACAACGACGGGCTGGGCAAGGTCGCGGCAAAACTGGCCGGCGACCGTCTCGGCGACAAGATCGACGAGAAGCTCGGTGACAAGGTCAGCCCCGAGCTGAAGGACGCGCTCAAGGGACTGTTCAAGCGATGA